One stretch of Sebastes umbrosus isolate fSebUmb1 chromosome 5, fSebUmb1.pri, whole genome shotgun sequence DNA includes these proteins:
- the ddx49 gene encoding probable ATP-dependent RNA helicase DDX49: MCDFSSLGLSDWLVKQCKQMGINKPTEVQQHCMPPILAGRDCMGCAKTGSGKTAAFVLPVVQKLSEDPYGIFCLVLTPTRELAYQIAEQFRVLGKPLGLKDCIIVGGIDMVSQALELTNQPHVVVATPGRLADHIRSSDTFSMSKIQFLILDEADRLLEQGCTDFTKDLETIMGTLPAKRQTLLFSATLTDTLHELKNIAMNKPFFWESKSETRTVDELDQRYILTPEKVKDAYLVHLIQTFTDEHDDWSIMIFTNTCKSCQVLTMMLREFNFHAISLHSMMKQKQRFANLAKFKASVFKILIATDVASRGLDIPTVQVVINHNTPGLPKIYIHRVGRTARAGRNGVSITLVTQYDIHLVHAIEGQTQTKLKEYPVVEKEVLKILTQVNVTRRQCEIKLESTDFDEKKEINKRKQLILEGKDPDLEAKRKAELEKIRSHKKQFKQKIQESIEKQKRGQLKKKLMKRKQMKKKKAAQATA; this comes from the exons ATGTGTGACTTCTCGTCGCTGGGTTTGTCGGACTGGCTGGTTAAACAGTGTAAACAGATGGGCATCAACAAACCCACCGAGGTCCAGCAACACTGCATGCCTCCTATACTAGCAG GTCGGGACTGTATGGGCTGTGCTAAGACCGGAAGTGGGAAGACAGCAGCTTTTGTGCTGCCGGTGGTGCAGAAACTGTCAGAGGACCCATATGGCATCTTCTGCTTGGTGCTCACTCCTACCAG GGAGCTCGCCTATCAGATTGCAGAGCAGTTCCGAGTCCTGGGGAAGCCGCTGGGTCTGAAAGACTGCATCATCGTCGGTGGAATAG ACATGGTGAGCCAGGCCCTAGAGCTGACCAACCAACCACATGTGGTCGTAGCGACGCCAGGACGGCTGGCCGATCACATCCGCAGCTCCGACACCTTCAGCATGAGCAAGATCCAGTTTCTG atTTTGGACGAGGCGGACCGGCTGTTGGAGCAGGGTTGTACCGACTTCACCAAAGACCTGGAGACGATCATGGGGACTTTACCGGCTAAACGGCAGACGCTGCTGTTCAGCGCCACGCTCACTGACACCCTGCACGAGCTGAAGAACATCGCCATGAACAAACCTTTCTTCTGGGAGAGCAAGTCAGA GACACGGACAGTTGATGAGCTGGACCAGAGGTACATCCTCACTCCAGAGAAGGTGAAGGACGCCTACCTGGTCCACCTGATCCAGACGTTTACTGACGAGCATGATGACTGGTCCATCATGATCTTCACCAACACCTGCAA GAGCTGCCAAGTCCTCACCATGATGCTGCGGGAATTTAACTTTCACGCCATCTCCCTGCACTCCATGATGAAACAG AAACAACGATTTGCAAACCTCGCCAAGTTCAAGGCCAGCGTCTTCAAAATCCTGATTGCGACAGACGTGGCTTCCAG GGGTTTGGATATTCCAACTGTCCAGGTCGTCATCAACCACAACACCCCCGGTCTTCCCAAGATCTACATCCACAGAGTCGGAAGAACAGCAAGAGCAG GGAGGAATGGAGTGTCCATCACACTGGTGACGCAGTACGACATCCACCTGGTCCACGCCATCGAGGGACAGACTC AGACAAAGCTGAAGGAATATCCTGTGGTGGAGAAAGAAGTCCTGAAGATCCTCACTCAGGTCAACGTGACCAGACGGCAGTGTGAAATA AAACTGGAGTCAACAGATTTTGATGAGAAAAAGGAGATCAACAAGAGGAAACAGCTGATCTTGGAGGGAAAG GATCCAGACCTGGAGGCCAAGAGGAAGGCCGAGCTGGAGAAGATCCGGAGCCACAAGAAGCAGTTTAAACAGAAGATCCAGGAGAGCATTGAGAAACAGAAACGTGGACAGCTGAAAAAGAAACTAATGAAgagaaaacagatgaaaaagaaaaaggcggCGCAGGCAACAGCGTAA